The Doryrhamphus excisus isolate RoL2022-K1 chromosome 1, RoL_Dexc_1.0, whole genome shotgun sequence genome includes a window with the following:
- the flrt2 gene encoding leucine-rich repeat transmembrane protein FLRT2, whose translation MEFLAGPWNKDWTSFLQFWLTVILSLQMQFSPGASCPEECRCDKLFVYCNERSLTSVPLGIQEGYTVLYLHNNQINNAGFPVELHNLASVETVYLYGNQLDEFPINLPKNTRVLHLQENNIQTISRAALAQLTRLEELHLDDNSISTVGVEEGAFREALSLKLLFLTKNHLSSVPIGLPEDLKELRLDENRIAVIAEEAFQNVTRLQRLLLDGNLLTDEGIAPGTFQELSSLRELALARNSLTFPPPLLPSQSLVKLSLQENQIDQIPVAAFADLNRLEKLDISSNQLQTLTQGVFDSLSSLRHLMVRNNPWRCDCAVKWVVVWLKSLPSSINARGFVCQSPDRVRGMAVRELTLDIIECPVDAGQPSWPTIRSTPPPPPTTTPLTTVISTLVTTSVPDYLDSPSPPLPPIYNNPPGPLPPYEDPLQISFHVVNSTSIDVRWASYFTVTAYKVTWVKRGQSQINEGMQERTVSGGQRHISLANLEPRSVYRICVHVLDTHNSYRPGEDTICSEARTKSALPTKSPGSGQAPKEGVNSTLLMAGIIGGAVLIILVTLLSLFCWHMHRKSRSSSTKWKYNRGRRKDDYCEAGTKKDNSILEMTETSFQIVALNNEQLLKGDFRIQPIYTPNGGIGFRDCHLSNNSLAYCKSSNVPSTEFCHT comes from the coding sequence atggAGTTTCTGGCTGGACCCTGGAATAAGGATTGGACTTCATTCTTACAGTTTTGGTTGACTGTAATCCTAAGCCTTCAAATGCAATTCAGCCCAGGTGCCTCATGCCCGGAAGAGTGTCGTTGTGACAAATTATTTGTGTACTGCAATGAACGCAGCCTGACATCAGTGCCTCTGGGGATACAGGAGGGCTACACTGTGCTCTACCTGCACAACAACCAGATCAACAATGCTGGCTTTCCTGTCGAACTTCACAATCTGGCTTCCGTGGAGACGGTATATCTCTATGGCAACCAGCTCGATGAGTTTCCGATTAATCTGCCCAAAAACACCAGAGTATTGCATCTCCAGGAGAACAATATTCAAACAATCTCCAGGGCAGCCCTAGCACAGTTGACTCGATTAGAAGAGTTGCACCTTGATGATAACTCTATCTCCACAGTCGGGGTGGAAGAAGGCGCCTTCAGGGAGGCGCTAAGCCTGAAACTGCTCTTCCTCACCAAGAACCACTTAAGCAGCGTTCCCATCGGGCTCCCGGAGGATCTGAAAGAGTTGCGATTGGATGAGAATAGAATCGCCGTCATCGCCGAGGAGGCTTTTCAGAATGTGACACGTCTGCAGCGCCTCCTGCTGGACGGGAACCTGCTGACCGATGAGGGCATTGCACCGGGGACCTTCCAGGAGTTGTCGAGCCTCCGCGAACTGGCGCTGGCACGCAACTCCCTTACATTTCCACCTCCGCTTTTACCCAGCCAGTCACTGGTCAAACTGAGTCTGCAGGAGAACCAAATCGACCAGATCCCAGTTGCAGCTTTTGCAGATTTAAACAGGCTGGAGAAGTTGGATATTTCCAGTAATCAACTTCAGACACTGACGCAGGGTGTGTTTGATAGCCTGTCAAGCTTACGGCATCTCATGGTGCGAAATAACCCATGGCGTTGTGACTGTGCGGTGAAATGGGTGGTGGTTTGGCTCAAGTCGTTGCCTTCTTCGATAAACGCCCGAGGTTTTGTGTGTCAGAGTCCGGATCGGGTGCGCGGAATGGCGGTCCGAGAGCTCACCTTGGATATTATCGAATGCCCGGTCGACGCCGGGCAACCGTCATGGCCTACTATTCGCTCCACGCCCCCTCCTCCGCCCACGACCACCCCTCTTACCACCGTTATCTCCACTCTTGTAACCACGTCCGTTCCTGATTATTTAGACTCACCTTCTCCACCTTTACCCCCGATTTATAACAATCCACCCGGTCCCCTGCCTCCTTACGAGGACCCCCTTCAAATCTCCTTCCATGTGGTCAACTCCACAAGCATCGACGTGAGATGGGCTTCCTATTTCACCGTCACAGCCTACAAAGTCACTTGGGTTAAAAGAGGTCAAAGCCAAATAAACGAAGGGATGCAAGAACGGACGGTGAGCGGCGGCCAACGCCATATCAGCCTCGCTAATTTGGAACCGCGGTCTGTGTACCGGATCTGTGTGCACGTTTTGGACACCCATAACTCCTACAGGCCCGGAGAGGATACAATATGCTCTGAGGCCAGGACCAAGTCAGCTTTACCGACAAAGAGTCCTGGTTCGGGGCAAGCTCCAAAGGAGGGCGTTAATTCCACGTTGTTAATGGCCGGCATCATCGGCGGAGCCGTGCTTATCATTTTGGTAACACTACTCAGTCTCTTTTGCTGGCACATGCACAGGAAGAGCCGGTCGTCTTCGACTAAGTGGAAATACAACCGCGGTCGAAGAAAAGACGACTATTGCGAGGCCGGAACCAAGAAGGATAACTCCATTCTGGAGATGACTGAAACCAGTTTCCAGATTGTGGCGCTTAACAACGAGCAGCTGCTCAAGGGAGATTTCCGTATTCAGCCCATCTACACACCCAATGGGGGGATTGGATTTAGGGACTGTCACCTCAGTAACAACAGCTTGGCGTACTGCAAAAGCAGCAACGTGCCCAGTACTGAGTTTTGCCACACGTGA